The Solirubrobacter pauli sequence TCGAACGTGCGGCCTCCGTGCAGGTAGACCGCGCCCTGGTGGACCGTCGACGGCGCCGAGCCGGCGTCGACCGTCCCGATCACCTCGCCCGTGCCGCCGTCGATCACGGACACCGCGTCCAGCCCGGCGGAGCGCAGCGACACCGCGCCCGCCGGGTACTCGTCCGCGCGGCGCAGGACGTACGTGCCGTCGGGGCGCAGGCGCAGCTCGCCCGCGCCGACGAGCACGTCGGCCGCCGCGCGCCAGTTGGGCCCGAGGATCTCGTCGTCCTCGTGCGAGAGCGGACCCTCGTGCGCCGCGCACAGCAGGTGCGCGGCGAACAGCTGCTCGTTCTCCGGATCGAGGATCGCGGCCTCGACCGGGCGCTCGAGGAACTCGTCGGGGTGGCGGCAGAAGAACTGGTCCAGGGCGTCCTCGCCCGCGACGTAGACCGCCAGTCCGCGTCCGCGGCGGCCGGCGCGACCCCACATCTGCTTGAGCGACGCGACCGTGCCGGGGAACGTGACGCAGATCGCCGCGTCCAGCGCGCCGATGTCGATGCCCAGCTCGAGCGCGTCGGTGGAGACGACGCCGAGCAGCTCGCCGGCCGTGAGCCGTCGCTCGATCTCACGCCGCTGCGCGGGCGTGTAGCCGGCGCGGTAGGGCGCGATCCGCTCGGCCAGCTCCGGGTAGCCGCGCTTCTTGAGCTCGAGCTCGGCGAACTTCGCCATCAGCTCGATGCCCTTGCGCGACTTCATGAACACGATCGTCCGCGCGCCTTCGATCACGAGCCCGACGAGCAGGTCGGCGGCCTCGGCCAGCGCCGATCGCCGTCGCGCCGTCTCCGGGTCGGTGATCGGCGGGTTCCACATCGCGATCGAGCGGTTCGTGCCCGGCGAGCCGTCCTTGCTGACCACCTCGACGTCGTCGAGGCCGGTGAGCCGCTCCGCCAGCTCGCCCGGGTTGGCGACCGTCGCGCTCGCCAGCAGGAACCGCGGCGCGGTGCCGTAGAACTCGCAGATCCGCCGCAGCCGCCGGATCACGTTCGCGACGTGCGAGCCGAACACGCCGCGGTAGACGTGCGCCTCGTCGATCACGACCACGGCGAGCCCGCTGAAGAACCGCTCCCACTGCGTGTGGTTCGGGAGGATCCCGAGGTGCAGCATGTCGGGGTTGGTGAGGATCAGGTTCGCGCGCCGGCGCAGCTCGGCGCGGTGCTCGCGCGGCGTGTCGCCGTCGTAGATCGCCGGCTGCAGGCGCTTGAGGTTGAACGCGTGCAGCGCCCGCGCCTGGTCCTGGGCCAGCGCCTTGGACGGGTACAGGTAGAGCGCCCGCGCCATCGGGACGGTCGCGATCGTCTGCAACGTCGGCAGCTGGAAGCACAGCGACTTGCCGGACGCGGTGCCGGTGGTGACGATCGTCGGCCCTTCGAACGCGGCCTCCAGCGCCTCGGCCTGGTGGCCCCAGAGGAAGTCGACGCCGCGCCGGGCGAGCGCCTGGCGCACGTCCGGGTGCAGCTCCTCCGGCACCGGGACCATGGTCCCGTGGCGCGCATGCTCCATCGCCTGGCGGACGAGCCGGTCGTCCACGCGCCCGGACGCGAGCAGCGCGTCCCAGGGCTCCTGCTCACGCACGACGGACACCCCTTCGATGCTAGGGCCCGGACCCGATTCAGCCCCGGGGGTGGTCAGGCCGATACGGGACAGACCCCCCAACCTCCGAGGATTGCCGTGCCCAGCAAGCTCACCCTGGCGACCGCCGCCGTCACGTTCCTGTTCGCCGCCGTGCCCGCGACGGCGGACGCGACCGACGTCTGCAACGAGGCCGAGAACTCCCACCGCGGCGGCTACACCGTCAACGGCGGGCCGGTCGACCCCAACCCGCCCGCGTTCCTGCGCGGCTCCCAGATGCGCGTCGGCAACGGCAAGGGCGCCGGGCTCGTGCACGCGGCCGAGCGCTCGCCGGCGCTGCGCACGTGCGGGCCCGAGGGCGGGACCGGCGGCGGCGACGGCGGTGGCGACGGCGAGGGCATGCCCACCTAGCTAGGCGAGCGCCTGCCACCGGCGGTCGATCGTCTGCAGGAGCAGCGGGTAGACGATCGCCAGCCGGAACGGCTTGATCGCCGCCATGTAGGCGCGCCCGAACGCTCCCGCCGGCTTGACCAGCACGGCCATCTGCGCGTGATAGCCGTCGTCGTCCGGCACCCAGCCGACGTGCAGGAGGCCGTGCATCGTGCGGTTGGCGATCTCGGCCACCCACTCGTCCTCGGTCTTGTAGACCGAGCGGAAGATCGGCTCGGTGGTCTCGCGCCCCGGCACCGCGCGGATGTCGGGGCCGCGCGGGCCTTCGGCCAGGTGCGACGGGAGGCGGTCGCGCAGCGACGTCACCCGCCCGTCGAGGCCGTCGCCCGCCCGGTCCCAGCCGAAGAGCCTCCCGAGCTGCCAGCGCAGCGCGAACAGCGCGCGGAACGGCACCGGGAAGTCCGCCGGCCGGCCGCGCGCGACGAACTGGTCCAGCAGCTGCGGGAAGTCGTCCCTGCGTCCGGGCGTCGGCAGCGCCCACACGTCCTCGAGCTCGAAGTCCGGCGCCAGCGCGTGGATGAGCCATGGATACGACGTGTGCGCCTCGTCGGGAAGCCTCATCTCGTACCTCCATACAGTGGTGTACGGAGGTGACCGTACAGTACTGTACGGCGCATCGCAACCCGTGAGGACTGGACCCGCGCCGCGCTCGGCGCGCTGGCGGACGGCGGCGTCTCCGCCGTGGCCGTCGACCGGCTGACGAAGGTCGTCGGCGCCACGCGCGGCAGCTTCTACTGGCACTTCAAGGACCGCGACGAGCTCGTGGCGGCCGCGCTCGCGCTCTGGGAGCGCGAGTACACGACCGACCTGATCCCGCTGGCCGAGGCCGTGCCCGACCCGCGCGAGCGGCTGCGCGTCCTGTTCGAGCGCGTGTACGAGCCCCGGGCGGAGCCGATCGAGATCGCATTGGCCAAGGCGGCCGACGACCCGCTCGTGGCGCCGGTGTTCGCGCGCGTGGGTGAGGCGCGGATGGCGCTGCTGCGCTCGATCTTCCTCGAGCTCGGGCTGAGCCCGGAGGAGGCAGAGGCGCGCACGTGGCTCGCGTGGGCGTTCTACGTCGGTCACCACCAGGCTCCCGGGCGTCCGGAGCGGCTCGACCGCATCGTCGCGCTGCTCGGGTCGTGAGCTAGGTTCTTGGCCATGCCCGGCTCGCTGCGCTGCGTCTTCTACGACCCTGCGGTCCTGGACCCGAGCTCACGGCTCAACGACATGGCGTTCGAGGCCTGCGCGCGCGCCGACGTCGCGGTCTACGCGCTCGCGGGCGACGAGTCCGTCGTCGAGCTCGGCGGCGAGCTGCACGACATCGCCACCGAGGACGGCTCGGTGGCGTTCGTGATGCGGGCACTGGGCCTCGAGGGCTCGCAGTGCATCGGCGTCGGCGCGGCCTTGGCGGGCTCGCCGGTCGGCACGGTGTGGGTGAGCCCGCTCGACCTCGAGATCCGCGGCACGTTCGTCCGCGTCGCCGAGGAGGAGCAGGATCTCCTCTACCAGGCCGTGATCAGCGAGCTGGCCCAGCGACGCTGAGCGCGAACAGGCCCTCCGGGTCGGTCAGGAGCTCGCGGAGCTCCAGGCCGGCCGCGATCAGGTCGGCC is a genomic window containing:
- a CDS encoding DEAD/DEAH box helicase — protein: MSVVREQEPWDALLASGRVDDRLVRQAMEHARHGTMVPVPEELHPDVRQALARRGVDFLWGHQAEALEAAFEGPTIVTTGTASGKSLCFQLPTLQTIATVPMARALYLYPSKALAQDQARALHAFNLKRLQPAIYDGDTPREHRAELRRRANLILTNPDMLHLGILPNHTQWERFFSGLAVVVIDEAHVYRGVFGSHVANVIRRLRRICEFYGTAPRFLLASATVANPGELAERLTGLDDVEVVSKDGSPGTNRSIAMWNPPITDPETARRRSALAEAADLLVGLVIEGARTIVFMKSRKGIELMAKFAELELKKRGYPELAERIAPYRAGYTPAQRREIERRLTAGELLGVVSTDALELGIDIGALDAAICVTFPGTVASLKQMWGRAGRRGRGLAVYVAGEDALDQFFCRHPDEFLERPVEAAILDPENEQLFAAHLLCAAHEGPLSHEDDEILGPNWRAAADVLVGAGELRLRPDGTYVLRRADEYPAGAVSLRSAGLDAVSVIDGGTGEVIGTVDAGSAPSTVHQGAVYLHGGRTFEVAALQLDDRRAFVRPFDGNWYTQPKRETDTAIEEVLATRHALGVKLSFGKVVVSEQVLAYQRRRLNDHEAMDIIGLDLPQTSFTTQALWYELDEDEVGTLHAAEHSQIAVLPLLAMCDRWDIGGLSTNYHPQTGGPTIFIYDGHPGGIGISRRGYEEFERLVGDAYRLVSECPCESGCPSCVQSPKCGNLNEPLSKAGSAALMKLMLRR
- a CDS encoding DUF2867 domain-containing protein — its product is MRLPDEAHTSYPWLIHALAPDFELEDVWALPTPGRRDDFPQLLDQFVARGRPADFPVPFRALFALRWQLGRLFGWDRAGDGLDGRVTSLRDRLPSHLAEGPRGPDIRAVPGRETTEPIFRSVYKTEDEWVAEIANRTMHGLLHVGWVPDDDGYHAQMAVLVKPAGAFGRAYMAAIKPFRLAIVYPLLLQTIDRRWQALA
- a CDS encoding TetR/AcrR family transcriptional regulator, with the protein product MATREDWTRAALGALADGGVSAVAVDRLTKVVGATRGSFYWHFKDRDELVAAALALWEREYTTDLIPLAEAVPDPRERLRVLFERVYEPRAEPIEIALAKAADDPLVAPVFARVGEARMALLRSIFLELGLSPEEAEARTWLAWAFYVGHHQAPGRPERLDRIVALLGS